One genomic window of Planctomycetia bacterium includes the following:
- a CDS encoding DUF2293 domain-containing protein, whose translation MPTQTRIVAPGAHARSVRTAQGQVIEAPADWALVPPGDPGLTRRIKAAGPSWTVQEKRRNKMFSLGVWAPAGIVAKIRADLAVERADPAYAKRKAADAARRDVKQTAYVEDFGRAVVDFLAFAPLHASLAERLAKVVAAHATPVGSGTVARTERIPIERRAEAAVIAWMRHQTTGYDDMKIARVRGKRREVRRELAERSRRMLDAYRRGLKIDPLNCPLQLALQQSPQPATVQPSPLAISRSQR comes from the coding sequence ATGCCGACGCAAACAAGAATCGTCGCGCCTGGTGCGCACGCGCGAAGCGTACGCACCGCGCAAGGACAAGTCATCGAAGCTCCCGCCGATTGGGCGCTCGTCCCGCCCGGCGATCCCGGCCTGACGCGGCGCATCAAGGCCGCCGGGCCTTCGTGGACCGTGCAGGAGAAGCGTCGCAATAAGATGTTTTCGCTCGGCGTTTGGGCTCCGGCCGGCATCGTCGCGAAGATCCGCGCCGACTTGGCCGTTGAACGGGCCGACCCGGCGTATGCGAAACGCAAGGCGGCCGATGCCGCGCGGCGCGACGTGAAGCAGACGGCCTACGTCGAAGATTTCGGTCGGGCCGTCGTCGACTTCTTAGCCTTTGCGCCGCTGCATGCCTCGCTCGCCGAGCGACTGGCGAAGGTCGTCGCAGCGCATGCCACGCCGGTCGGCAGCGGCACAGTGGCCCGCACGGAGCGCATTCCGATCGAGCGTCGGGCCGAAGCGGCGGTCATCGCCTGGATGCGTCATCAGACGACCGGCTACGACGATATGAAGATCGCCCGCGTGCGCGGCAAGCGGCGCGAGGTCCGGCGTGAATTGGCCGAGCGCTCGCGGCGAATGCTCGACGCGTATCGCCGCGGACTGAAAATCGATCCGCTGAATTGCCCGCTGCAATTGGCGCTGCAACAATCACCGCAGCCGGCTACCGTCCAACCGTCGCCGCTTGCGATTTCGCGATCTCAACGCTAA
- a CDS encoding RidA family protein, with product MLPDIQRLGTGRHWSEIVIHAGTAYWAEVADDPEQTFAGQVSQILSQIDGALERIGSDRTRLLQIVVYLADLADMPTLNKLWDEWMLPGHAPVRACVQAGLGVGYKLEMVVTAASLQEK from the coding sequence ATGCTTCCCGACATCCAACGCCTCGGAACCGGCCGGCATTGGTCGGAGATCGTGATCCACGCCGGCACCGCGTATTGGGCCGAAGTGGCCGACGACCCGGAGCAAACCTTCGCCGGACAAGTCTCGCAGATTTTGTCGCAGATCGACGGCGCACTCGAACGGATCGGCTCCGACCGGACGCGGCTCTTGCAGATCGTCGTCTATCTCGCCGACCTGGCCGACATGCCGACGCTGAACAAACTCTGGGACGAATGGATGCTCCCCGGCCACGCCCCGGTAAGAGCCTGCGTGCAAGCGGGCCTCGGCGTGGGCTACAAACTAGAGATGGTCGTCACGGCGGCGAGCCTGCAGGAAAAGTAA
- a CDS encoding discoidin domain-containing protein, translated as MKQFTSLALLALAAISFAPSARAAEPPKPLKALLIVGGCCHDYTFQKRIIADGVSARAHVEFTVVQDGGSSTDAKIKLYEDPEWAKGFDVILHDECFASVKEQEWMDKVLAPHKAGTPAVLLHCAMHCYRSGTDEWFKFCGVHSTGHGPQEPISITNVDAAHPSLKATPEWTTINEELYNNVKVFDSAHPLQKGKQHIKQKDGTEKDVEAVVTWTNNYQDKTRVFATTLGHNSYTCADPRYLDMVTRGLLWACDKPADEYLKKFDAATHKFEWQDQLKPPQAKGPQPQKAPAQATPPKKDGASLGTGSSPGNGTTKENVAFNKPVTASSFQGGNETAGAVDGSFDTRWCADGAQHGEWLQVDLGKPTELTGCRIVWEMGKSDYRYRLEGSADTKAWKMLVDQTADAPPNQLHLHRFKAGDVRYVRLTVVSQKEQQWASLFELELLGTKDVPTGSSSTVDGAPAAASRASSHTDPLLSGVKVPVGYEALVFAAPPNVSYPTCLSAAPTGELYVGVDENGSLDRAPNRGKVVKCIDTDGDGRADRFQDFAKMDSPRGLIYDDGSLYVLHPPKLSVFHDTDGDGKSDTSETLVDGIGFDLNFRGADHTTNGIRLGIDGWIYIAVGDYGFIKARGKDGREQQLHGGGVARVRTDGSGLELVSVGQRNIYDVAIDPFMNLFTRDNTNDGGGWNVRLSHVVPLGNYGYPRLYMNFPGEFVEPLADYGGGSPCGALYLDEPQAFGPELGRGLYTVEWGRSGIMRHPLTPKGATFEAKEETFISVPRPTDMDVDGMGNLFISSWRDGSFTYSGPMVGYLLKVRKKDAQPEVFPDLRKQSDEELIAGIASPSGVKRLASQRELLRRSKTMAANKTKQVAEDLRKHSRSDIDLAARTAAVFTQVQFPPFTPLLTSDDFEPETIETWIRALSDSPHGRETFIQGDGPTALVATLGISNPRARLVAASAIARLDLRALNGSIVPLTADADPTVAHVAINALVQLKAIDECLKPLSDPATKPELFAGCCRVLQGLHEPKVVDGLLAALETNKSDDAKRRLVASALCRLHFREDVWDGTWWSTRPDTTGPYYKPVAWSETKRIGTALEALRGRGDAAWSDWLAVEALRNRFELSGADRALTAYMQSHPQERPAMLRLLGTKLNFLKYAGDYVASIALDGSAPIDERIAACGLLTRRANSGGLETALGTFARLDGAAIRAKPQLGTARTEFLRAVAIPPNLDELERFAFGSVPERSTLAFAVMLIMTQEANTPPAARERVNGAIEKGWKTPALTPDLLRAIALTDADAFADRVLALRKSESEPIRAAAEHAAKELRLDDRAKDAKTIAQLNFDEVQAKVLGRNGNAAVGAKLFGKQGCINCHAVAANEPPKGPFLGGIATRYPRKELVESILKPSAKIAQGFETQYVVTDDGLSQEGFIVRESGDEIELRNQNGVSKVIPKKSIEERGKRELSIMPTGLADRLTLDDLTAILAYLETLKGK; from the coding sequence ATGAAACAGTTCACGTCTCTCGCACTCCTCGCGCTCGCGGCGATCAGTTTCGCGCCGAGTGCTCGCGCTGCCGAGCCGCCGAAGCCGCTTAAGGCGCTTCTGATCGTCGGCGGTTGTTGCCACGACTACACCTTTCAAAAGCGGATCATCGCCGACGGCGTTTCGGCTCGGGCCCATGTCGAGTTCACCGTCGTGCAAGACGGCGGCAGTTCGACCGATGCCAAGATCAAGCTCTACGAAGATCCCGAGTGGGCCAAAGGCTTCGACGTAATCCTGCACGACGAATGTTTTGCGAGCGTGAAGGAACAGGAATGGATGGACAAAGTACTCGCGCCGCATAAGGCCGGCACTCCAGCCGTGCTCTTGCATTGTGCCATGCATTGCTACCGCAGCGGCACCGACGAATGGTTTAAGTTCTGCGGAGTCCACTCGACCGGCCACGGCCCGCAAGAGCCGATCTCGATCACGAACGTCGACGCGGCGCATCCGTCTCTGAAAGCGACGCCCGAATGGACGACGATCAACGAAGAACTATACAACAACGTGAAGGTGTTCGACTCGGCCCATCCGTTGCAAAAGGGGAAGCAACACATCAAGCAAAAAGACGGCACCGAGAAAGACGTCGAAGCGGTCGTCACTTGGACGAACAACTATCAGGATAAGACCCGCGTCTTCGCGACGACGCTCGGCCACAACAGCTACACCTGCGCCGATCCGCGCTATCTCGACATGGTCACTCGCGGCTTGCTCTGGGCCTGCGATAAGCCGGCCGATGAGTATCTGAAGAAGTTCGACGCCGCGACGCACAAGTTCGAGTGGCAAGATCAGCTGAAGCCGCCGCAAGCGAAGGGCCCGCAGCCGCAAAAGGCGCCCGCTCAAGCGACTCCGCCGAAGAAAGACGGCGCCTCGCTCGGCACCGGCTCTTCGCCTGGAAATGGCACGACGAAGGAAAACGTCGCGTTCAACAAGCCCGTCACCGCCTCATCGTTCCAAGGAGGGAACGAGACGGCCGGGGCGGTCGACGGGAGCTTCGATACCCGCTGGTGTGCCGACGGCGCCCAGCATGGCGAATGGCTCCAGGTCGATCTCGGCAAGCCGACGGAGCTCACCGGCTGCCGCATCGTGTGGGAGATGGGGAAGAGCGATTACCGCTACCGGCTCGAAGGCTCGGCCGATACGAAAGCTTGGAAAATGCTCGTCGACCAAACGGCCGACGCCCCGCCGAATCAGTTGCATTTGCATCGGTTCAAGGCCGGCGACGTGCGCTACGTCCGGCTCACGGTCGTGAGCCAAAAAGAGCAGCAATGGGCCAGCCTGTTCGAGCTCGAACTTCTCGGCACGAAAGACGTCCCGACGGGATCATCATCGACGGTCGATGGTGCTCCCGCCGCGGCGTCGCGCGCCAGTTCCCACACCGATCCGTTGCTCTCCGGCGTGAAGGTTCCCGTCGGCTATGAAGCGCTCGTGTTCGCCGCGCCGCCGAACGTGTCGTACCCGACGTGCCTCTCCGCGGCACCGACGGGAGAGCTCTATGTCGGCGTCGATGAGAACGGCTCGCTCGATCGGGCTCCGAATCGGGGCAAGGTCGTGAAGTGCATCGACACCGACGGCGACGGCCGCGCCGACCGGTTCCAAGACTTCGCCAAGATGGACTCGCCGCGCGGGCTCATCTACGACGACGGCTCCCTCTACGTGCTCCACCCGCCGAAGCTCTCCGTGTTTCACGACACCGACGGCGACGGCAAGTCGGACACCAGCGAAACGCTCGTCGACGGCATCGGGTTCGATCTCAACTTCCGCGGCGCCGACCACACCACGAACGGCATTCGCCTCGGCATCGACGGCTGGATCTACATCGCCGTCGGCGACTACGGCTTCATTAAAGCCCGCGGCAAAGACGGGCGCGAGCAACAACTGCACGGCGGCGGAGTCGCACGCGTGCGCACCGACGGCTCGGGCCTGGAGCTTGTCTCCGTCGGGCAGCGCAACATCTACGATGTCGCGATCGATCCGTTCATGAACCTCTTCACACGCGACAACACCAACGACGGCGGCGGCTGGAACGTCCGGCTCAGCCATGTGGTGCCGCTCGGCAACTACGGCTATCCGCGGCTCTATATGAACTTCCCCGGCGAGTTCGTCGAGCCGCTGGCCGACTACGGCGGCGGCTCGCCGTGCGGGGCCCTGTATCTCGACGAGCCGCAAGCGTTCGGGCCGGAGCTCGGGCGAGGGCTATACACCGTCGAATGGGGCCGCAGCGGCATCATGCGCCATCCTCTGACGCCGAAGGGTGCGACCTTCGAGGCGAAGGAAGAGACGTTCATCTCCGTCCCCCGCCCGACCGATATGGACGTCGACGGGATGGGAAACCTGTTCATCTCCAGCTGGCGCGACGGCAGCTTTACCTATTCCGGCCCGATGGTCGGGTATCTGTTGAAAGTGCGGAAGAAGGACGCGCAGCCGGAGGTGTTTCCGGATTTGCGTAAGCAAAGCGATGAAGAGCTCATCGCCGGGATCGCGAGCCCGAGCGGCGTGAAGCGATTGGCTTCGCAGCGGGAGCTGTTGCGCCGTAGCAAGACGATGGCTGCGAATAAGACGAAGCAAGTTGCCGAGGATCTTCGGAAGCACAGCCGCTCCGATATCGATCTTGCAGCTCGTACCGCAGCGGTTTTCACGCAAGTACAATTCCCGCCCTTCACGCCTCTGCTCACATCCGATGACTTCGAGCCGGAAACCATCGAAACTTGGATTCGTGCGCTAAGCGATAGCCCGCATGGCCGCGAGACTTTCATTCAAGGCGATGGACCGACTGCACTCGTCGCCACGCTCGGCATATCCAACCCGCGAGCGCGGCTCGTCGCTGCATCGGCCATAGCGCGATTGGATCTGCGTGCCCTGAATGGTTCGATCGTGCCACTCACGGCCGATGCCGATCCAACGGTCGCGCACGTCGCGATCAATGCCCTCGTGCAACTCAAAGCGATCGACGAATGCTTGAAGCCGCTTAGCGATCCGGCGACGAAGCCCGAGCTTTTCGCCGGGTGCTGCCGTGTGTTGCAAGGTTTGCACGAGCCGAAGGTCGTCGATGGTTTGCTCGCTGCGCTGGAAACGAATAAGAGCGACGACGCGAAACGTCGGCTCGTTGCGTCGGCCCTGTGCCGGTTGCACTTCCGCGAAGACGTGTGGGACGGCACGTGGTGGAGCACTCGGCCCGACACGACCGGGCCGTATTACAAGCCGGTGGCGTGGAGCGAGACGAAGCGGATCGGCACGGCGCTGGAAGCCCTGCGCGGCCGGGGAGACGCCGCGTGGAGCGATTGGCTCGCCGTCGAGGCGTTGCGAAATCGATTCGAGCTGTCGGGCGCCGATCGCGCGTTGACGGCCTATATGCAAAGCCACCCCCAAGAGCGGCCGGCGATGCTGCGGCTGCTCGGCACGAAGCTGAACTTCTTGAAGTATGCGGGAGACTACGTCGCGTCGATCGCGCTCGATGGAAGCGCACCGATCGACGAACGGATCGCCGCTTGCGGCCTGCTGACGCGGCGGGCGAACTCCGGCGGATTGGAAACGGCGCTCGGCACGTTCGCGCGGCTCGACGGCGCAGCGATCCGCGCGAAGCCGCAGCTCGGAACCGCGCGAACCGAGTTCCTGCGCGCCGTCGCGATTCCGCCGAACCTCGATGAGCTCGAGCGGTTCGCCTTCGGCTCGGTGCCGGAACGAAGCACGCTCGCCTTCGCCGTGATGCTCATCATGACGCAAGAAGCCAACACGCCGCCGGCCGCTCGGGAGCGCGTGAACGGCGCAATCGAAAAAGGCTGGAAAACGCCGGCGTTGACGCCCGACCTGCTGCGCGCGATCGCGCTCACCGATGCCGACGCCTTCGCCGACCGCGTATTGGCGCTGCGCAAAAGCGAAAGCGAGCCGATTCGAGCCGCCGCCGAACACGCCGCCAAAGAGCTCCGCCTCGACGATCGGGCGAAGGACGCGAAGACGATCGCGCAACTCAACTTCGACGAGGTGCAGGCCAAGGTGCTCGGCAGAAACGGCAACGCGGCGGTCGGCGCGAAGCTGTTCGGCAAGCAAGGGTGCATCAACTGCCACGCCGTCGCGGCGAACGAACCGCCGAAAGGGCCGTTTCTCGGCGGCATCGCCACGCGCTACCCGCGCAAGGAGCTCGTCGAGTCGATCTTGAAGCCGAGCGCGAAGATCGCGCAAGGCTTCGAGACGCAATACGTCGTCACCGACGACGGGCTATCGCAAGAAGGGTTCATCGTGCGCGAGTCGGGGGACGAGATCGAGCTGCGCAACCAGAACGGCGTGTCGAAGGTGATCCCGAAGAAGTCGATCGAAGAGCGAGGCAAACGAGAACTCTCGATCATGCCGACCGGCCTAGCCGACAGACTGACGCTGGACGACCTCACGGCGATCTTGGCGTATCTGGAAACACTGAAGGGGAAGTAA
- a CDS encoding YhdH/YhfP family quinone oxidoreductase, with protein MSHAAPSSNDAPAGDVRFPCYLVTKDAAGVRGEITTKSIDELPPGELLIRVAYSSLNFKDALSATGNPAVTRKFPHVPGIDAAGTVVAVANTAGAATEIRVGDAVVVTGHDLGQNTWGGMAGYVRVPAAWAVKLPSKLDPRAAMIYGTAGLTAAQCVEALIARGVAPASGEVVVTGASGGVGSIAVGLLAKLGYEVTAVTGKAEAKELLTKLGAKQFLARADVEDATTKPLLKTRFAGAVDTVGGITLATLVRSMNRMGVVAACGLVGGVDVPLTVMPFILRGVDLVGIDSVECPQAQRERIWSNLADAWRLPLLAELATEAALADVPAQVERILKGGVTGRVIVRPTA; from the coding sequence ATGTCGCACGCCGCCCCATCCTCGAACGACGCACCCGCCGGCGACGTTCGCTTCCCTTGTTACTTAGTCACGAAGGACGCCGCCGGGGTTCGGGGGGAAATCACGACCAAGTCGATCGACGAACTGCCCCCGGGCGAGCTCCTGATTCGGGTCGCGTATTCCTCGCTGAACTTCAAAGACGCCCTTTCGGCGACCGGCAATCCCGCCGTCACCAGAAAGTTCCCCCACGTGCCGGGCATCGATGCGGCGGGGACCGTCGTCGCGGTCGCGAACACGGCAGGCGCCGCGACCGAGATTCGCGTCGGCGATGCCGTCGTCGTCACCGGACACGACCTCGGGCAGAACACTTGGGGCGGCATGGCCGGCTACGTGCGCGTGCCGGCCGCGTGGGCCGTGAAGCTGCCGTCGAAGCTCGATCCGCGCGCGGCGATGATCTACGGCACGGCAGGGCTCACGGCGGCGCAATGCGTCGAAGCGCTCATCGCGCGCGGCGTCGCCCCGGCAAGCGGCGAGGTCGTCGTCACCGGCGCATCGGGCGGGGTCGGCTCGATTGCCGTCGGGCTGCTCGCGAAGCTCGGCTACGAAGTAACCGCGGTCACAGGCAAAGCCGAGGCGAAGGAGTTGCTCACCAAGCTCGGCGCCAAGCAATTTCTTGCCCGCGCCGATGTCGAAGATGCGACGACGAAGCCCTTGCTGAAAACTCGCTTCGCCGGCGCGGTCGATACGGTCGGTGGAATCACGCTCGCGACGCTCGTGCGCAGCATGAACCGCATGGGAGTCGTCGCGGCTTGCGGACTCGTTGGCGGTGTGGACGTGCCGCTCACGGTGATGCCGTTCATCTTGCGCGGGGTCGACCTCGTCGGCATCGATTCGGTCGAGTGTCCGCAGGCGCAGCGCGAGCGAATCTGGTCGAACCTCGCCGACGCTTGGCGCCTGCCGCTGCTCGCCGAACTCGCCACGGAAGCGGCGCTCGCCGATGTGCCGGCGCAAGTCGAGCGCATTCTCAAGGGTGGCGTCACCGGTCGGGTGATCGTTCGCCCGACGGCATAA
- the trxA gene encoding thioredoxin: MGANTVEFTDANFDAEVLKSGQAVLVDFWAPWCGPCRQIAPMIDALAAEYAGSIKVGKVNVDDSPQAAGAYGVQSIPTLMIFKGGEVVDRFVGAKPKSVLQAALDAAK; this comes from the coding sequence ATGGGTGCCAATACGGTCGAATTCACGGATGCGAATTTCGATGCGGAAGTACTTAAATCGGGCCAAGCCGTGTTGGTCGACTTCTGGGCTCCGTGGTGTGGCCCTTGCCGTCAGATCGCGCCGATGATCGATGCCTTAGCGGCCGAATATGCCGGTTCGATCAAGGTCGGCAAGGTCAACGTCGACGACAGCCCGCAAGCGGCCGGAGCTTACGGAGTGCAAAGCATTCCGACGTTGATGATCTTCAAGGGTGGCGAAGTGGTCGATCGCTTCGTCGGTGCGAAGCCGAAGAGCGTGCTGCAAGCGGCGCTGGATGCGGCTAAGTAA
- the ilvE gene encoding branched-chain-amino-acid transaminase, giving the protein MSLKIYIAGKFYDKADAKISVYDHGLLYGDGIFEGLRSYGGKVFQLQEHLRRLYESAKSIWLEIPISIEAMTAAVLETLIVNNLSDAYIRLVVTRGAGSLGLDPTRTSDPQIIIIADKITLYPPEFYEKGLQIITASTIRNHPAALSPRIKSLNYLNNILAKIEGLQAGCIEALMLNSKGEVAECTGDNIFLIRHKQLLTPSIEAGILEGVTRDAVIQLGREAGLEVREIPLTKHDVYIADECFLTGTAAEVIPVVKVDSRTIGHGEPGPITRDLMARFKKLTRGQ; this is encoded by the coding sequence ATGTCTCTCAAAATTTACATCGCCGGAAAGTTCTACGACAAAGCCGACGCCAAGATCAGCGTCTACGATCATGGGCTGCTCTACGGCGACGGCATCTTCGAGGGGTTGCGCAGCTACGGCGGCAAGGTCTTCCAACTGCAAGAGCATCTGCGCCGGCTCTACGAGTCGGCGAAGTCGATCTGGCTCGAGATCCCGATCTCGATCGAAGCGATGACGGCCGCGGTGCTCGAGACGTTGATCGTCAACAATCTGTCCGACGCCTATATCCGCCTCGTCGTCACGCGCGGCGCGGGGAGCCTCGGGCTCGATCCCACGCGCACCAGCGATCCGCAGATCATCATCATCGCCGACAAGATCACGCTCTACCCGCCGGAGTTCTACGAGAAGGGGCTCCAGATCATCACGGCGAGCACGATTCGCAACCATCCGGCGGCCCTGTCGCCGCGCATCAAGTCGCTCAATTACTTGAACAACATCCTCGCGAAGATCGAAGGGCTGCAAGCCGGCTGCATCGAAGCGCTGATGCTCAACAGCAAAGGTGAGGTCGCCGAATGCACGGGCGACAACATCTTCTTGATCCGACACAAGCAGTTGCTCACCCCTTCGATCGAGGCCGGCATTCTCGAAGGAGTGACGCGCGACGCCGTGATCCAACTCGGACGCGAGGCGGGCTTGGAAGTGCGCGAGATTCCGCTCACGAAGCACGATGTCTATATCGCCGACGAATGCTTCCTGACGGGCACCGCGGCGGAAGTAATTCCGGTCGTGAAGGTCGATAGCCGCACGATCGGCCACGGCGAACCCGGCCCGATCACGCGCGACCTCATGGCCCGCTTCAAGAAGCTGACGCGCGGCCAATAG
- a CDS encoding ABC transporter ATP-binding protein, translated as MSPSQPRPTSDEGQRLSPRLQLLKAEEADPAPVVDPQQIHIEAVDLQKNYFKGAHKIPVLRGATLQVHRGEFLAIIGSSGSGKSTLLHLLGTLDRPDQGEVRLDGRRIDNRPTRECDVLRNTQFGLIFQFYHLLPEMTALENVLSPSMISDGVFKYWRRRREHEAEAKRLLEIVGLGHRLHHKPRELSGGEMQRTAIARALITGPKVLLADEPTGNLDRSTGNDILRILRSLNERENLTIVMVTHDLAIAEQADRIVRLVEGRVEP; from the coding sequence ATGTCTCCCTCGCAACCGCGCCCAACGTCCGACGAAGGGCAGCGCCTTTCGCCGCGCCTGCAATTGCTGAAGGCCGAGGAAGCCGATCCGGCCCCGGTCGTCGATCCGCAGCAGATCCATATCGAGGCGGTCGACCTACAGAAAAACTACTTCAAAGGAGCGCACAAGATTCCGGTGCTGCGGGGCGCAACGCTCCAAGTGCATCGAGGGGAATTTCTCGCGATCATCGGCTCGAGCGGCTCCGGAAAAAGTACGCTACTGCATCTGCTCGGCACGCTCGATCGGCCCGACCAGGGAGAGGTTCGGCTCGACGGCCGGCGGATCGACAACCGCCCGACGCGCGAGTGCGACGTGCTGCGAAACACGCAATTCGGCCTGATCTTTCAGTTTTATCATCTGCTGCCGGAAATGACGGCGCTCGAGAACGTGCTGTCGCCGAGCATGATTTCCGACGGCGTTTTCAAATACTGGCGCCGCCGGCGCGAACATGAAGCCGAGGCTAAGCGTCTGTTAGAGATCGTCGGCCTCGGGCACCGCTTGCATCACAAACCGCGGGAGCTTTCCGGCGGCGAAATGCAGCGCACCGCGATCGCCCGAGCCTTGATCACCGGACCGAAAGTGTTGCTGGCCGACGAACCGACCGGAAACCTCGACCGCTCGACCGGCAACGACATTCTGCGCATCCTGCGGTCGTTGAACGAACGCGAAAACCTCACTATAGTCATGGTCACCCACGACCTAGCCATTGCCGAACAGGCCGATAGAATCGTACGCTTGGTAGAAGGCCGCGTCGAACCGTAG
- a CDS encoding FtsX-like permease family protein, producing the protein MYVFLLCRKYLSTRYIALASVVSVLLGVATMIVVNSVMKGFAVEMQARIHGVLSDVVFEAQSLEGFVDAQWHMNEIRKAAGEYIEGMTPTVVVPAMLSYKVQRQWVTQPVQLIGIDARTQSQASDFGQFLQHPDNRKNFSFNLREAGYDTQDGRRASLAEAGWGHRRDEAAFNHTQAEPPDNDPLGLRGPAPSTSPNDGAAASSPYAVAAGPTNPAPQPKPAVPQNAFEIAQAEAVKTGNPFPAAPPSQNTFDPAKQQHSGLVLGIALASYQDRAGQEQFLVMPGDDVRLTLPAAGTPPRAIDDLFTVTDFYECKMSEYDSQFVFVPIEKLQKLRGMIDPQTGNARVTSIQIKLKNDADGIIVRDKLKAVFHPQLYRVSTWRDKQGALLAAVQMETAILNVLLFLIIAVAGFGILAIFFMIVVEKTKDIGILKSLGASSRGIMGIFLAYGLSLGAVGAGGGLITGLAFVHYINEIADVLSHVTGRKVFDPSIYYFYKIPTIVDPATVAMIVVGALGIAVGASILPALRAARMHPVEALRYD; encoded by the coding sequence ATGTACGTCTTCCTCCTCTGCCGCAAATATCTTTCGACCCGCTACATCGCGCTGGCTTCGGTCGTGAGCGTGTTGCTCGGCGTGGCGACGATGATCGTCGTCAATAGCGTGATGAAGGGCTTCGCCGTCGAGATGCAAGCCCGCATCCACGGCGTCCTCTCCGACGTCGTCTTCGAGGCGCAGAGCCTCGAGGGGTTCGTCGATGCCCAGTGGCACATGAACGAAATCCGTAAGGCGGCCGGCGAGTATATCGAAGGGATGACGCCGACCGTCGTCGTCCCGGCGATGCTCAGCTATAAGGTGCAGCGGCAATGGGTCACGCAGCCGGTGCAGCTCATCGGCATCGATGCGCGAACGCAATCGCAAGCGAGCGACTTCGGGCAGTTCCTCCAACATCCCGACAACCGCAAGAACTTCAGCTTCAACCTCCGCGAGGCGGGCTACGACACGCAAGACGGCCGCCGCGCTTCGCTCGCCGAAGCCGGCTGGGGGCATCGTCGCGATGAAGCCGCGTTCAACCACACGCAAGCCGAGCCGCCCGACAACGATCCGCTCGGGCTGCGCGGGCCCGCCCCTTCGACATCGCCGAACGACGGCGCAGCGGCAAGCTCCCCGTATGCCGTAGCCGCCGGTCCGACCAATCCCGCGCCGCAGCCGAAGCCGGCCGTGCCGCAAAACGCGTTCGAGATCGCGCAGGCCGAGGCCGTGAAGACCGGGAATCCGTTTCCTGCCGCGCCGCCGTCGCAAAACACGTTCGATCCCGCCAAGCAGCAGCATTCCGGCCTCGTGCTCGGCATCGCGCTGGCGAGCTACCAAGATCGCGCGGGCCAAGAACAATTTCTCGTCATGCCTGGCGACGACGTCCGCCTCACGCTTCCTGCCGCCGGCACACCGCCGCGCGCGATCGACGACCTCTTCACGGTCACCGACTTCTACGAATGCAAAATGAGCGAATACGATTCGCAGTTCGTCTTCGTGCCGATCGAGAAGTTGCAGAAGCTTCGGGGCATGATCGACCCGCAAACCGGCAACGCGCGCGTGACTTCGATTCAAATCAAACTCAAGAACGATGCCGACGGCATCATCGTCCGCGACAAGCTCAAGGCCGTGTTCCATCCGCAGTTGTATCGCGTGTCGACGTGGCGCGATAAGCAAGGAGCGCTCCTCGCCGCCGTGCAAATGGAGACCGCGATCTTGAACGTCCTGTTGTTCCTCATCATCGCCGTCGCCGGCTTCGGCATCCTCGCGATCTTCTTCATGATCGTCGTCGAGAAGACCAAAGACATCGGCATCTTGAAGTCGCTCGGTGCTTCGTCGCGCGGCATCATGGGGATCTTCCTCGCCTACGGCTTATCGCTCGGCGCCGTCGGTGCCGGAGGAGGGCTCATCACCGGCCTCGCATTCGTCCATTACATCAACGAGATCGCCGACGTCCTCAGCCACGTGACCGGCCGAAAGGTGTTCGATCCGTCGATCTATTACTTCTATAAGATCCCTACGATCGTCGATCCTGCGACGGTCGCGATGATCGTCGTCGGCGCGCTCGGCATCGCCGTCGGGGCGAGCATCTTGCCCGCGCTCCGCGCGGCGCGCATGCATCCGGTCGAAGCGCTCCGTTACGATTAA